In Thalassoglobus sp. JC818, a single genomic region encodes these proteins:
- a CDS encoding TIGR04283 family arsenosugar biosynthesis glycosyltransferase has translation MSSTSMSTKCVTPQIAVIIPTLNEEGSIAGLISRLRKLGDFEIIVVDGGSSDQTIARAQNADIVLESPPGRARQQNLGAEHAIAKNLLFLHADCELSSGFDQAIEKVLSRPGVVAGCFSQRIDHPARKYRLIESGNAWRVRFLGWIYGDQGLFVRRQTFLDLGGFPEIALMEDLFFSKQLRREGRLAISNSPLTVSARRWEKRGVVLQTLSNWFMITMVHVGVSPDRLAKWYGHVREESADANKTT, from the coding sequence GTGTCTTCCACATCGATGTCGACGAAGTGTGTCACACCTCAGATCGCTGTGATCATTCCGACATTGAATGAAGAAGGTTCAATTGCCGGTCTCATCTCGCGACTTCGGAAACTCGGCGACTTTGAAATCATCGTTGTGGATGGCGGAAGCTCTGATCAGACAATCGCCCGAGCACAGAACGCAGACATTGTTCTCGAATCGCCGCCGGGGCGGGCTCGTCAGCAGAACCTTGGAGCTGAGCATGCAATCGCGAAAAATCTCCTGTTTCTGCATGCAGACTGTGAATTGTCGTCTGGCTTTGATCAGGCAATTGAGAAGGTCCTGAGTCGACCCGGTGTGGTTGCCGGATGCTTTTCGCAGCGTATTGATCATCCCGCGAGGAAGTATCGACTGATCGAATCAGGAAACGCCTGGAGAGTGCGCTTCCTGGGTTGGATCTATGGGGATCAGGGGTTGTTTGTTCGACGGCAGACGTTTCTCGATCTCGGAGGATTTCCGGAGATCGCATTGATGGAAGATTTGTTCTTCTCCAAACAACTTAGAAGAGAGGGGCGACTGGCAATCTCGAATTCGCCGCTGACAGTCAGTGCTCGCCGTTGGGAGAAAAGAGGAGTCGTGCTTCAGACGCTTAGCAACTGGTTCATGATCACCATGGTCCACGTTGGGGTATCACCCGATCGACTGGCGAAGTGGTACGGCCACGTTCGCGAAGAGTCGGCAGATGCGAATAAGACTACGTAG
- a CDS encoding MFS transporter, with product MEDEAHSQPSQQFRHENWNLFVLALQSVVLRVGWIFKTESVIMPYVVDAISGSGWMRGWLPILSRIGQSVPPLIYAERLRSHSIKKYPLFLTAVGMAIPFLVLSVLWWRLEDRQVAWMGPLFLVIYFLFFSATGVNQLAFGTIQGKLVRPNRRGALLGIGGILGSIFAVVAALTWLQDWISMPNYDGFTWVFLFNGVAFLAAGLVSLCCSEHAEESSGLSRYKMVEPFANAWNVFRTDQSFRRAGIVAMLFISSLLVFPHYQWLGMNVIGTSSNDLIIWVIAQNISVGIYSPLLGAVADRFGNRLAIRIGLFAVSFTPLIAILFARGFFPDAEKWYWMTFVLLGLTPVLMRTILNYTLELVGPDRHPQYLSTMRICFAIPFVFSPFVGALMDWIPYEIPFIGVGLLVLTGALMTFRMSEPRFSDDS from the coding sequence ATGGAGGACGAAGCGCACTCTCAACCGTCTCAACAGTTCCGTCATGAGAACTGGAACCTGTTCGTGCTTGCGCTGCAAAGTGTCGTCCTGAGAGTTGGTTGGATCTTCAAGACCGAAAGCGTCATCATGCCCTATGTGGTCGACGCGATTTCGGGCTCTGGCTGGATGCGGGGTTGGCTTCCGATCCTCAGTCGCATCGGTCAAAGCGTCCCGCCGTTGATCTACGCGGAACGACTCAGAAGCCACTCAATCAAAAAGTATCCACTCTTTTTGACAGCTGTCGGAATGGCAATTCCATTTCTCGTTCTGTCCGTCCTCTGGTGGCGTTTGGAAGATCGTCAGGTCGCCTGGATGGGGCCACTGTTCCTCGTCATCTATTTCCTCTTCTTCTCCGCAACGGGTGTCAATCAACTGGCATTCGGAACGATTCAGGGAAAACTCGTCCGTCCGAATCGCCGGGGAGCACTGCTTGGAATCGGAGGGATTCTGGGATCGATCTTTGCCGTGGTCGCAGCGTTGACCTGGCTTCAGGACTGGATTTCGATGCCCAACTACGACGGCTTCACCTGGGTCTTCCTGTTCAATGGCGTCGCGTTTCTGGCTGCGGGATTGGTTTCGCTCTGTTGCAGCGAGCATGCTGAGGAGAGTTCCGGTTTATCCCGCTACAAGATGGTGGAACCGTTTGCCAATGCCTGGAATGTCTTCCGAACGGACCAGTCTTTTCGACGGGCTGGAATCGTCGCGATGTTGTTCATTTCCTCGCTCCTGGTCTTTCCTCACTACCAATGGCTGGGAATGAACGTGATTGGCACATCCAGCAACGATTTGATCATCTGGGTGATCGCGCAAAACATCAGTGTTGGGATTTACAGCCCGCTTCTGGGAGCAGTCGCAGACCGCTTTGGAAATCGGCTGGCGATTCGAATCGGCCTTTTCGCGGTGAGCTTTACGCCACTCATTGCAATTCTGTTTGCACGCGGCTTCTTCCCCGATGCTGAGAAGTGGTATTGGATGACGTTTGTTCTTCTCGGACTCACGCCAGTGCTGATGCGGACGATTCTCAACTACACGCTGGAGCTTGTCGGTCCGGATCGACATCCGCAATACCTCAGCACGATGCGAATCTGCTTTGCAATTCCATTTGTATTCTCTCCATTCGTCGGTGCTCTGATGGACTGGATTCCATATGAGATTCCGTTCATCGGTGTCGGCTTGTTGGTCCTTACGGGGGCACTGATGACCTTTCGAATGTCCGAACCTCGTTTCTCCGATGACTCGTGA
- a CDS encoding AAA family ATPase has translation MAKLDDVNFDFDDESTKPGSTERPAGVRHSQGARAASSDRDAIRGNVELEELFDRVQNLLGDARGSDQNFIPPIPENLEQTKLNSDEVERLVLKFLLQKGSAAGREISNQIKIPFGILFPLLKAWKQEQIITFRNAAEMGDYVFAITDLGRDRARKYQRECAYYGSAPVGLPEYLHAMAAQSIAGKHATEDDLKKAFADLLISEEMFERLGPAINSGRGMFLFGEPGNGKTSIAERVTSCFGDTVWIPRTLGIDGDLIRVFDPGVHEEIIGDEDDEDDGLFDLSGVDPRWVRIRRPTIVAGGELTMSELEVTQNPVTRVCEASLQLKSNCGTLVIDDFGRQQMPVDTLLNRWIVPLEKRFDFLNLPSGKKIQVPFDQLIIFSTNLEPDDLVDGAFLRRIPYKIQVPDPRPEHFVKLFEIMAPKVGLIYDAEAIDYLIDTHYIPYQRPFRNCQPRDLLLQVRNYCLYKKLPKKVTREALDFAVDNYFSLL, from the coding sequence ATGGCGAAACTGGATGACGTCAATTTCGACTTTGATGATGAGTCAACCAAACCGGGAAGCACTGAACGCCCGGCCGGTGTTCGCCACTCACAGGGAGCCCGCGCAGCTTCATCAGACAGAGATGCGATTCGCGGAAATGTCGAACTTGAAGAACTGTTCGATCGCGTTCAGAACCTGCTGGGAGATGCGCGAGGGTCCGATCAGAATTTCATTCCTCCCATTCCCGAAAACCTTGAACAGACCAAACTGAACTCGGATGAAGTCGAACGCCTCGTCTTAAAGTTTCTGTTACAGAAGGGTTCGGCCGCCGGGCGTGAGATCAGCAATCAGATCAAGATTCCGTTCGGGATTCTGTTTCCGCTTCTGAAAGCCTGGAAGCAGGAACAGATCATCACTTTCCGTAATGCTGCGGAAATGGGGGACTATGTATTCGCGATTACGGATCTGGGTCGTGATCGCGCTCGGAAGTATCAGCGGGAGTGTGCTTACTACGGCAGTGCCCCGGTTGGCTTGCCTGAGTATTTGCACGCGATGGCTGCCCAGTCGATTGCTGGGAAACACGCGACAGAAGACGACCTCAAGAAGGCATTTGCGGATCTGCTCATCAGCGAGGAAATGTTCGAAAGACTCGGTCCAGCGATCAACTCCGGGCGGGGAATGTTTTTGTTCGGAGAACCGGGCAACGGAAAAACAAGTATCGCTGAGCGGGTGACCTCCTGCTTTGGAGACACGGTGTGGATCCCGCGTACTCTCGGAATCGATGGAGACCTGATTCGGGTCTTCGATCCAGGAGTTCATGAAGAGATCATTGGAGACGAAGACGACGAAGATGATGGACTCTTCGATTTGTCTGGTGTCGATCCGCGATGGGTCCGGATTCGCCGTCCGACGATTGTCGCTGGGGGCGAGTTGACCATGAGCGAACTGGAGGTGACGCAAAACCCGGTCACTCGAGTTTGCGAAGCATCGCTTCAATTGAAGAGTAACTGCGGAACGCTGGTGATTGACGACTTCGGGCGTCAACAAATGCCGGTCGACACGCTTTTGAATCGATGGATTGTTCCGCTGGAAAAGAGGTTCGACTTTCTGAACCTGCCGAGTGGAAAGAAAATTCAGGTTCCGTTCGACCAGTTGATCATCTTCTCGACGAACTTGGAACCGGACGATCTGGTCGATGGAGCGTTTCTGCGTCGAATTCCGTACAAGATTCAAGTCCCGGACCCTCGGCCTGAGCACTTTGTTAAGCTGTTTGAGATCATGGCGCCGAAAGTCGGTTTGATCTATGATGCGGAAGCGATCGATTATTTGATCGACACGCACTATATTCCGTACCAGAGGCCGTTTCGAAACTGCCAACCGCGAGACTTGCTGCTGCAGGTTCGAAACTATTGCCTTTACAAGAAACTTCCGAAGAAAGTCACGCGCGAGGCACTCGATTTCGCGGTCGACAACTACTTCTCTCTCCTTTAA
- a CDS encoding glucose 1-dehydrogenase: protein MEQGHQGRFAGRSVIVTGGSRGIGKGCVEVFASEGGLVSILDIAQEDGEQLAESLTASTTGTVVFRKCDVSDPEQLRNAIEAVAQQFERIDCIVNNAGVHPPATPIDEQKLSDLESLLRINFISTYLGAQYAIPHLRKTKGTIVNMSSMTAVLGQDQSSAYAATKGAQLSLTKSLAVELGPQGIRVNAILPSNVDTPLMRDWAATLPDPESALKRVSELQVFGRMASPQEVGKVALFLATEDSSFVTGQGIEVEGGASLDY, encoded by the coding sequence ATGGAACAAGGGCATCAAGGGCGTTTCGCCGGGCGCTCAGTCATCGTCACCGGAGGAAGCCGCGGAATCGGTAAAGGCTGTGTAGAAGTCTTCGCATCAGAGGGAGGCCTTGTTTCCATCCTCGATATCGCTCAGGAGGACGGCGAACAGCTGGCGGAGTCACTGACCGCGTCCACGACGGGAACAGTCGTCTTTCGAAAATGTGACGTCTCAGATCCCGAACAACTGAGAAACGCAATCGAAGCTGTCGCCCAGCAGTTTGAGCGAATCGATTGCATCGTCAACAATGCAGGCGTGCATCCACCGGCCACTCCCATCGATGAACAGAAGCTTTCTGATCTCGAATCGCTCTTGCGAATCAACTTCATCAGCACTTACCTCGGAGCTCAGTATGCGATTCCGCATCTTCGAAAAACGAAGGGAACGATCGTCAACATGAGTTCCATGACCGCTGTCCTCGGGCAGGATCAATCCTCTGCTTATGCAGCCACAAAAGGCGCTCAGCTCAGCCTGACGAAATCGCTTGCGGTCGAGTTGGGTCCACAGGGAATTCGAGTCAACGCGATTCTGCCGAGCAACGTCGACACTCCTCTCATGCGGGACTGGGCAGCCACGTTGCCCGATCCAGAGTCCGCCTTGAAGCGTGTTTCTGAACTCCAAGTATTCGGAAGAATGGCCAGCCCACAGGAAGTCGGAAAGGTTGCACTCTTTCTGGCGACCGAAGATTCAAGCTTTGTCACCGGTCAGGGAATCGAAGTCGAAGGAGGAGCCAGCCTCGATTACTAG
- the pabB gene encoding aminodeoxychorismate synthase component I produces the protein MNRLPIVLELSPVPDVADALQEFSESRDLLLLESARRDRKLGRYSFLCFEPEQVFELENASYGCDPFEQIRELSRLSQVETIPDLPPFQGGFAGLLSYELGQAWEELPDTKANEARFPDLVVGVYRTVIAWDHELDRCWVFSHGDSKLNGQSQVRSATECAEEIRKCLNSLDGLKSRSERVSPSTLDRESGLDLSGSLRSNFTKEQYHQAVQKVIDYIYAGDLFQANLSQRMTAEVEATPVETYLQLRAVNPAPFAGLFQHDDWAVISSSPERFLQKCQDRVWTRPIKGTRQRYPIPEADLFTREELRESLKDQSENLMIVDLLRNDLSRVCLPGTVKVPELCSIETYETVTHLVSEVTGQLRKDVDFWDLIQATFPGGSITGAPKIRAMEIISELEGVPRGAYCGSFFYCGFDGTADSSILIRTMTQRGRSLSFSVGGGIVASSSPSAEYEETLHKAKGMIECVRRLIEMNQSREESI, from the coding sequence ATGAATAGGCTGCCGATCGTACTGGAGCTGAGTCCGGTTCCCGATGTCGCTGACGCCCTACAAGAGTTCTCGGAATCACGAGATCTTTTGCTTCTGGAGAGTGCGCGACGTGATCGCAAGCTCGGCCGTTATTCGTTTCTTTGCTTCGAACCTGAACAGGTTTTTGAACTGGAAAATGCGAGCTACGGATGCGATCCCTTTGAGCAGATTCGTGAGTTGAGTCGATTATCTCAAGTCGAAACGATTCCGGATCTGCCTCCGTTTCAGGGAGGTTTCGCGGGGTTATTGAGCTATGAGTTAGGTCAGGCCTGGGAAGAACTTCCCGACACGAAAGCGAACGAAGCTCGGTTTCCGGATCTAGTCGTCGGAGTTTACAGAACCGTCATCGCCTGGGACCACGAACTGGATCGATGTTGGGTTTTCAGCCACGGAGATTCCAAGCTGAATGGTCAATCGCAAGTTCGCTCTGCGACGGAGTGTGCTGAAGAAATTCGCAAATGTCTCAACTCATTAGATGGACTGAAGAGTCGGTCGGAACGGGTGAGTCCTTCAACACTAGATCGAGAGAGCGGGTTGGATTTAAGCGGATCGCTTCGAAGTAACTTTACGAAGGAGCAATATCATCAAGCAGTTCAGAAAGTGATCGATTACATTTATGCTGGAGACTTATTTCAGGCAAATCTCTCTCAGCGGATGACAGCTGAAGTTGAAGCAACTCCCGTAGAGACCTATTTACAGCTTCGAGCAGTTAATCCAGCTCCGTTTGCGGGTCTTTTTCAGCATGATGACTGGGCAGTAATTTCATCATCTCCTGAGAGATTTCTTCAGAAGTGCCAGGATCGAGTCTGGACACGGCCGATTAAAGGCACGCGTCAAAGGTATCCGATTCCGGAAGCAGACTTATTCACTCGAGAAGAGCTGCGCGAAAGTTTAAAAGACCAGTCCGAGAATTTAATGATCGTTGATTTGCTTCGCAACGATTTATCGCGAGTCTGTCTGCCGGGCACCGTGAAAGTCCCGGAACTTTGCAGCATCGAAACTTACGAAACTGTGACCCATCTTGTTTCGGAAGTAACGGGTCAGCTTCGCAAGGACGTTGATTTCTGGGATCTGATTCAAGCGACATTTCCTGGTGGATCGATCACTGGAGCTCCGAAGATTCGTGCGATGGAGATTATCTCCGAGCTCGAAGGGGTTCCACGCGGAGCGTATTGCGGAAGTTTCTTCTACTGTGGATTCGACGGAACTGCCGACAGCAGCATTCTGATTCGGACAATGACCCAACGCGGCAGGTCGTTGTCGTTCTCTGTTGGGGGTGGAATCGTCGCCAGTTCCAGCCCTTCCGCTGAATATGAAGAGACACTTCACAAAGCTAAGGGAATGATCGAGTGCGTCAGGCGATTGATCGAGATGAATCAATCTCGTGAGGAATCGATTTAA
- a CDS encoding DUF6513 domain-containing protein gives MNSPPTNPILKSGDRILFLTGRLAENLVRREVEAITSDAEFSGEIHVLGISVAALMHVDWLLKKLPENLGQYDAVIVPGLCRGDLAELTERYGMQFLRGPKEIQELRNFLGRGSNPPPSLEAFDIEIIAEINHAPLKTRDEILTLADHYRNSGADRIDLGCVPGQSWDEIDACAQELLQAGHRLSVDSFERHEVELAVAAGVDLILSCNSSNLDWVSGLGAEVVAIPDDPQNLDSLWRTIDALDRKNCRFRIDPILEPVGFGFSQSLARYYETRRRLESCDVMMGIGNVTELSSVDSSGVNFLLAAICQELSINSVLTTEVAPWCRSSVKEFDISRRMVKYAIDERTLAKRIDADLLMLRDERVATMGPEELESLAAQLRDSNFRIFVEGGKLHMMNRDGYWTGTDPFELFDDLEQAGVSIDATHAFYLGYELAKAVTAMTLGKQYRQDEALSWGFLTIPETSAVDRRHQQRKRGLHKHE, from the coding sequence ATGAATTCGCCCCCCACGAACCCGATTCTGAAATCTGGTGATCGTATCCTCTTTTTGACTGGTCGCCTGGCTGAAAACCTGGTTCGGCGGGAAGTGGAAGCGATCACTTCAGATGCAGAGTTCTCAGGCGAAATACACGTTCTCGGAATTTCCGTCGCTGCGCTGATGCATGTTGACTGGCTCCTGAAGAAGCTTCCTGAAAATCTCGGTCAGTACGATGCAGTCATCGTGCCCGGTTTGTGTCGGGGAGATCTGGCAGAACTCACCGAACGCTATGGAATGCAATTTCTGAGAGGACCGAAGGAGATTCAAGAGCTTCGAAACTTTCTCGGCCGGGGATCGAACCCTCCTCCTTCCCTCGAAGCCTTTGATATCGAGATCATCGCCGAGATCAATCACGCACCGCTTAAGACGCGTGATGAAATACTGACTCTGGCCGATCACTATCGAAATTCCGGAGCTGATCGAATTGATCTGGGATGTGTGCCGGGACAATCCTGGGATGAAATCGATGCATGTGCTCAAGAGCTTTTGCAGGCAGGCCATCGGCTGTCAGTTGATAGTTTCGAACGTCACGAAGTCGAGTTGGCAGTCGCTGCCGGTGTTGATCTGATCCTTAGTTGCAACTCAAGTAATCTCGACTGGGTCTCCGGGCTGGGAGCTGAAGTCGTCGCGATTCCTGACGATCCACAGAATCTCGACAGTCTCTGGAGAACGATCGATGCTCTCGATCGAAAGAACTGTAGATTTCGCATCGATCCCATTCTCGAACCAGTCGGGTTCGGGTTCTCTCAATCGCTCGCTAGGTATTATGAAACTCGCCGGCGACTTGAGAGTTGTGACGTGATGATGGGGATCGGAAATGTGACCGAACTCAGCTCCGTCGACAGTAGTGGAGTCAATTTTTTGCTCGCTGCGATCTGTCAGGAGCTTTCAATCAACAGCGTACTGACGACCGAAGTGGCTCCCTGGTGTCGGTCGTCGGTCAAAGAGTTTGACATCTCACGTCGAATGGTGAAGTACGCCATCGACGAACGCACACTCGCAAAGCGGATCGATGCCGACTTGTTGATGTTGAGAGACGAACGAGTCGCGACGATGGGGCCGGAGGAGCTCGAAAGTCTTGCTGCCCAACTGCGTGATTCAAACTTTCGAATTTTCGTGGAAGGTGGCAAGCTTCACATGATGAATCGCGATGGATATTGGACTGGGACCGATCCGTTCGAACTATTCGACGATCTGGAACAGGCGGGCGTTTCCATCGACGCGACACATGCCTTTTATCTCGGATACGAACTCGCGAAGGCTGTGACAGCGATGACGCTGGGCAAGCAATATAGACAGGATGAAGCCTTGAGTTGGGGCTTTCTGACGATCCCTGAAACCAGCGCGGTCGATCGACGCCATCAACAACGCAAACGTGGTTTACATAAGCATGAATAG
- a CDS encoding branched-chain amino acid aminotransferase, with protein sequence MANFLKQLLSDESGFVVSSELVLVGTIAVTGTLVGLVEVRNSAVNELNDLGDSLENLNQSYCYGGLAGCRSATAGSQFIDQVDVIEESDLNVIYEQPSEQTSVEGSSAIEQSGPIRFPTPIRTLPPTPEYIQIDRVPTAEITDSI encoded by the coding sequence ATGGCCAACTTCCTGAAGCAGCTGTTGTCAGACGAATCCGGGTTTGTTGTTTCTTCCGAACTTGTTCTGGTTGGAACGATCGCGGTCACGGGAACGCTCGTCGGCCTCGTGGAAGTTCGCAATTCAGCTGTGAACGAACTCAACGATCTGGGCGACAGCCTGGAGAATCTCAACCAATCGTACTGCTACGGCGGTCTTGCTGGTTGTCGGTCAGCGACAGCTGGCTCTCAATTCATCGATCAAGTTGATGTGATCGAAGAGAGCGACTTGAATGTCATTTACGAACAGCCCTCCGAGCAAACGTCTGTCGAGGGCTCTTCGGCTATCGAACAATCCGGACCAATTCGATTTCCGACTCCTATTCGCACACTCCCGCCGACACCAGAGTACATTCAGATCGATCGAGTTCCGACAGCTGAAATCACTGACTCGATCTAA
- a CDS encoding DUF1549 domain-containing protein, translating to MFSKCRERAGRIGATAIVGMLFVLPTESFSQQNADVDGLAGSAQEIEFFEKKIRPILVEHCYECHSADSKSLRGGLLVDHSAGLLEGGDSGPALVAGNPAEGTLMEALRYETFEMPPRQKLPDEVIADFEEWIRSGAVDPRTAASTRHDRAGIDLEKGREFWSFQPLKRPVPPSTENSSWPESDIDRFVLARLEAENLEPLPPANDLTLLRRLYFDLTGLPPSVEEIHQFEADSSESRIENVVDRLLESPEFGRHWGRHWLDLARYSDSTGGGRSMLYGSAWRYRNYVIDALNRDTPYDEFVRQQIAGDLLEADDYQERQRQLVATGFLALGPHNYENQDKEQLRMDIVDEQVDTIGRVFLGMTIGCARCHDHKFDPIPTADYYAMAGIFRSTQSAIDGNVSKWVTTALPQSPEVENTRRRIEKEIAHVQKRIQKLSTTLEHLEAELPRIVVDDPQAMLSGRWKTSESVGGYVGEGYQFSDDPTARARFVIPTDEARYEVQISYTSHANRTPHGKIVVASAGETETFEVDQRQPPQLEGAYQPVGEVQSSGEVHLTIESSGKGMTIVDSVRLIKKPDPQSESSDNLDLSESAVQYERTSRELNGFRAELEELTKQLPEPGPLVMSVSDEGEISDYAICIRGNVHQLGEPVQRGFLSVIAERGQKLPGDQSGRLELANWIASPDNPLTARVYVNRIWHHLFGSGLVRTVDNFGLPGEVPSHPELLDHLAMDFIEGNWSTKSLIRKIVLSRTYQLSSDIPELNHPDPDNRLFSRQNRRRLTAESIHDAFLMFSGELTFSAVEDSVRPETKSEYGYQFEFGTRAVYLPVFRNRLPDLMGVFDFPDPNLSVGRRVSSTVSPQSLFLMNSEFVLDRANATAERVLEHESSVSDRLRWVGLLILNRELSEEEEHLLVDAVASDPDSVDRWSAVCATLMRSIDFRYLR from the coding sequence ATGTTTTCAAAGTGTCGAGAACGCGCCGGTCGGATTGGCGCAACCGCGATCGTGGGCATGCTCTTCGTTCTGCCAACAGAATCATTCTCGCAGCAGAACGCAGATGTGGATGGGCTCGCGGGATCTGCTCAAGAGATCGAGTTCTTCGAGAAGAAAATCCGCCCGATTCTGGTGGAGCACTGCTACGAGTGTCATTCGGCCGACTCAAAGTCGCTTCGCGGCGGGCTTCTCGTCGATCACTCCGCAGGGTTGCTGGAAGGAGGAGATTCCGGACCCGCACTGGTTGCAGGGAATCCCGCTGAGGGAACGTTGATGGAGGCACTTCGATATGAAACATTCGAAATGCCTCCTCGACAAAAACTCCCGGACGAGGTGATCGCCGATTTCGAAGAATGGATTCGCAGTGGAGCGGTCGACCCGAGAACAGCCGCTTCGACTCGACACGATCGAGCGGGCATCGATCTCGAAAAAGGAAGAGAGTTCTGGAGTTTCCAACCACTCAAGCGACCGGTCCCTCCTTCGACTGAAAACTCAAGCTGGCCAGAGAGCGATATTGACCGATTCGTCTTGGCGCGACTGGAAGCTGAAAACCTCGAACCACTGCCGCCAGCGAATGATCTCACCCTGCTCCGCCGGTTGTACTTTGATCTGACGGGATTGCCTCCGTCGGTCGAGGAGATTCATCAATTTGAGGCAGACAGCAGCGAGAGTCGGATCGAGAATGTTGTCGATCGACTGCTGGAGTCTCCGGAATTTGGTCGACACTGGGGGCGGCACTGGCTCGATCTCGCTCGCTACTCAGACTCGACAGGCGGCGGCCGCTCCATGCTTTACGGATCAGCCTGGAGGTATCGCAATTACGTCATCGATGCATTGAATCGAGATACTCCGTACGACGAATTTGTGCGTCAGCAGATTGCTGGTGATTTACTGGAAGCTGATGATTATCAGGAGCGACAGCGACAACTTGTCGCCACGGGTTTCCTCGCTCTCGGACCACACAATTATGAAAACCAGGACAAAGAACAGCTGCGGATGGACATCGTCGACGAGCAGGTCGACACCATTGGCCGCGTCTTTCTGGGAATGACCATCGGTTGCGCGCGCTGCCATGATCACAAATTCGATCCAATCCCCACAGCCGACTACTACGCGATGGCTGGCATTTTTCGGAGTACACAATCGGCAATTGATGGGAACGTCTCCAAATGGGTGACGACAGCTCTTCCTCAGTCGCCTGAAGTTGAAAACACTCGACGACGAATCGAAAAAGAAATCGCTCACGTTCAGAAGCGAATTCAAAAGTTGTCGACGACTCTGGAACACCTGGAAGCGGAACTGCCGCGAATTGTTGTCGATGATCCACAAGCCATGCTGTCTGGTCGCTGGAAGACGAGCGAGTCCGTAGGAGGCTATGTCGGTGAGGGGTATCAGTTTTCCGATGATCCCACAGCGCGCGCGAGATTTGTGATCCCCACGGACGAAGCTCGCTATGAAGTTCAGATCAGCTATACCTCGCACGCAAATCGTACTCCGCACGGAAAAATTGTCGTCGCTTCAGCTGGAGAGACGGAGACCTTTGAAGTCGATCAGCGTCAGCCGCCTCAACTTGAAGGGGCATATCAGCCTGTCGGTGAAGTGCAATCTTCCGGCGAAGTCCATCTAACAATCGAGTCTTCCGGCAAAGGCATGACGATTGTTGATTCTGTTCGACTGATCAAAAAGCCAGATCCTCAATCTGAGTCTTCAGACAATCTCGATCTAAGCGAGAGTGCTGTTCAATACGAACGCACAAGCCGCGAGTTAAACGGGTTTCGTGCGGAACTCGAAGAACTGACAAAACAGCTTCCGGAGCCGGGACCGCTTGTGATGTCCGTCTCCGACGAAGGTGAAATCAGCGACTACGCGATTTGCATCCGGGGCAATGTGCATCAACTGGGAGAACCGGTCCAACGTGGTTTTCTGTCAGTCATTGCTGAAAGAGGACAGAAACTCCCCGGTGACCAAAGTGGACGACTGGAGCTGGCGAATTGGATCGCGAGCCCCGACAACCCATTGACCGCACGTGTCTACGTAAACCGCATCTGGCATCATCTCTTCGGGTCAGGTCTGGTGCGAACCGTGGACAATTTTGGGTTACCGGGTGAGGTTCCTTCACACCCCGAATTGCTCGATCATCTGGCCATGGACTTCATCGAAGGAAATTGGTCCACAAAAAGTCTGATTCGCAAGATTGTTCTGAGTCGCACATATCAGCTTTCGTCCGACATACCTGAACTGAACCATCCCGACCCGGATAACCGCTTGTTCTCCCGGCAGAATCGTCGGAGATTGACTGCTGAATCGATTCACGATGCGTTTCTGATGTTCAGCGGAGAGCTGACGTTTTCAGCTGTGGAAGACTCAGTTCGTCCCGAGACGAAATCCGAGTACGGCTATCAATTCGAATTCGGAACACGTGCTGTCTACCTCCCCGTCTTCCGAAACCGTTTGCCGGATTTGATGGGCGTGTTCGACTTCCCTGATCCCAATCTGTCGGTTGGAAGACGTGTTTCAAGCACGGTTTCGCCACAATCTCTGTTCCTGATGAACAGTGAATTTGTTCTCGATCGTGCGAACGCGACTGCGGAGCGAGTTCTCGAACACGAAAGTTCGGTTTCTGATCGACTGCGGTGGGTTGGGCTACTCATTCTCAACCGTGAACTCTCTGAAGAAGAAGAGCATTTGCTTGTTGATGCAGTCGCCTCCGATCCTGATTCAGTCGATCGCTGGTCAGCAGTCTGCGCCACGCTCATGCGCAGCATCGACTTCCGTTACCTCCGGTAA